The genomic window GGATACACTTTATCTACTAATTGCTCTTTTGGAACAGCCATTGTGTTTTGCGTTTTGCAGGATACAAGCAAAACAAACAATAAACTTATTCCTATACTGCTGCTATAAAAAATTTTATTTCGTCTCATTTATGGTACTTTATTACATCATTTATTTTCAAGCTGCATTTTCTAGAAAAAGAACTTGTTGCATGATTGGTTTACTTTTCTATTTTAATTTTTGGTAGTACAGTTAGGTTGTTTTAAACCTTAAATGGCTTTTGTTAAGCGTTAATTTATAAAATAAATACAGGCGGGCAATTTCTTGCCCACCCATACCAACCAACAAAAGTTTATTTTTAATATTGTATTACATCTCACTTTTTGATTGAACCCAAAAGATTTCTTTTAGATTAATCGTACAATGGATTTTGTTTTATGCTTTTATTTGTATTATCAATTTCATATTGAGGAATAGGTCTCAAAAGGTGTTTTTCTTTCAAGGCATTATTCATTTTAGCATGTGGATTGTGTAATAAAGTACGCTCGATCAATTTTCCTGTTCTTTTCAAGTCCATCCATCGGTTTACTTCCCCTATTAATTCTCTAGCTCTTTCGTCAAGAATGAAATCAAGGGTTACTTGTCCAGCTGTTACTGGCGTAGTCAATCCGGCTCTGCTTCTTATTGCAGTAAGTTTAGTAGCTGCTGCTGTTGGATTTGATGCTTTCAAATAGGCTTCGGCAGCAATTAAGTATGCTTCGCCTGAACGCATCATGACCATATCTCTAGTTCCTTCTGAAAGTTCATTAGGCTGTTTGAAAGCTACGCCTGGTTCATCAAATTTTTTGAACATTGGCGTGTGCGCATTCGTAACACCATCTACTTCAAAATACTGGTCTGGATTGATAACTTTGTAAGGCACTGCAGCAATTTGAGCTGGTGTCCAAGCCACTTTTGGAAAATAAATCGCTCTACTTCCTGCAGGTACTGTAACTGGAACTCCTCCTAATGTAGATTGAAAATCTTTGTCGGCAATAATCTCTCTACGGAAACTAGCATCGGCTCTTTGATCGTTATCATCAAAAAGATTGTAGAAGAATAGTGTTGGCAACGGATCTAACCCTTTTTGGTACAAATTCCCTCTAATCATTCCTGGATAATCGTAGTAAGGAAACTTATACAACTGGTGTCTTGAATTTCCCCAACCTCTACTCACAGAAGTGCTTCCAAACAAATAAGAGAAGAAAACTTCCGAGTTGCGTTGAT from Flavobacterium eburneipallidum includes these protein-coding regions:
- a CDS encoding RagB/SusD family nutrient uptake outer membrane protein, producing the protein MKYSNYKIIGILLTASILGTACDSYLEEENKSKVTIELALSDPKTFDQLVASIYERARETSTRYEANVNLYYQLEDIGTDIVTRGTTVSGVSDVNDYVDFNSFNSAVFYYWRNQYSIIAAANLAIDNADLIQGVVPAVKTAGVGEAKFFRAMSYFHLVENFGGVPLVLNQVKTSSTDYVRATEEAVYTQILKDLDEALAETNETATAYGRVTKDAVRHLTSKVLLTRGYKTFGLPADFTNAATLAETIISKHALVPTFASLTSITNQRNSEVFFSYLFGSTSVSRGWGNSRHQLYKFPYYDYPGMIRGNLYQKGLDPLPTLFFYNLFDDNDQRADASFRREIIADKDFQSTLGGVPVTVPAGSRAIYFPKVAWTPAQIAAVPYKVINPDQYFEVDGVTNAHTPMFKKFDEPGVAFKQPNELSEGTRDMVMMRSGEAYLIAAEAYLKASNPTAAATKLTAIRSRAGLTTPVTAGQVTLDFILDERARELIGEVNRWMDLKRTGKLIERTLLHNPHAKMNNALKEKHLLRPIPQYEIDNTNKSIKQNPLYD